A single Lactuca sativa cultivar Salinas chromosome 8, Lsat_Salinas_v11, whole genome shotgun sequence DNA region contains:
- the LOC111910985 gene encoding cell division cycle 5-like protein, with the protein MRIMIKGGVWKNTEDEILKAAVMKYGKNQWARISSLLVRKSAKQCKARWYEWLDPSIKKTEWTREEDEKLLHLAKLMPTQWRTIAPIVGRTPSQCLERYEKLLDAACAKDENYEPGDDPRKLRPGEIDPNPESKPARPDPVDMDEDEKEMLSEARARLANTRGKKAKRKAREKQLEEARRLASLQKRRELKAAGIDNRHRKRKRKGIDYNAEIPFEKRPPPGFYDVADESSIVEQPKFPTTIEELEGERRADKEARLRKQDIARNKIAQRQDAPSAILQANKMNDPETVRKRPKMNLPTPQIPDYELEHIAKFGLPALTDELSEGSGATRALLADYTQTPRQTPLRTPQRTPAGKQDAIMMEAENQARLRLSQTPLLGGENPDLHPSDFSGVTPKKKEIQTPNPMLTPGATPGGMGLTPRIGMTPGQSFGVTPKGTPIRDELHINEEMEMHDNAKIVRRNLRSGLTGLPQPKNEYQIVIQPIPEENDEEQEVKMEEDMSDRIAREKAEEDARQLALLKKRSKVLQRELPRPPGGAVDLIKKSLIRGDEDKSSFVPPTLIEQADEMIRKELLVLLEHDNVKYPIDEKIEKEKKKGNKRAGGKSVSIPVIEEFDEDELKEADKMIKEEASFLKVAMGHENEDIDEFVEAHKTCINDIMFFPTRNSYGLSSVAGNMEKLAAFQDEFENVKKRMDDDTRKAQRLEQKIKLLTNGYQMRGGKIWSQVEATFKQMDTAGTEYECFQALKRQEQVASVNRINSIWEDVQKQKELEKSLQKRYGDLIVEQERIYHLMENYRKEEAAKQEITETKMAEAEEVLVEMTKPPLNNDDESANEPMDVSEPPTPTATVEVDVVAPPEDTEKQASAVDVEVEKNETNEPENAMVDEIIES; encoded by the exons ATGAGGATAATGATAAAGGGCGGTGTTTGGAAGAACACCGAGGACGAGATCCTCAAGGCTGCTGTAATGAAATATGGAAAGAATCAGTGGGCTAGAATCTCTTCGTTACTCGTTCGCAAATCAGCTAAGCAGTGTAAAGCTCGGTGGTACGAGTGGCTCGATCCTTCAATCAAAAAG ACTGAGTGGACCAGAGAAGAAGATGAGAAGCTCCTTCATCTTGCAAAACTTATGCCAACTCAATGGAGAACAATCGCCCCCATTGTGGGCCGTACTCCATCACAATGTCTAGAACGTTACGAGAAGCTTCTAGATGCAGCATGTGCAAAAGATGAAAATTATGAACCAGGTGATGACCCACGGAAGCTTCGACCCGGAGAGATCGACCCAAACCCGGAGTCCAAACCCGCCCGGCCCGACCCGGTTGACATGGACGAAGACGAAAAGGAAATGCTTTCAGAAGCCCGGGCCCGTTTAGCCAACACCCGTGGAAAAAAGGCCAAAAGAAAAGCCCGTGAGAAACAGTTGGAAGAAGCTAGAAGACTCGCTTCATTACAGAAAAGAAGAGAGTTAAAAGCAGCTGGAATTGATAATAGAcatagaaagagaaagagaaaggggATTGATTACAACGCAGAAATCCCATTTGAGAAAAGACCTCCACCTGGCTTCTATGATGTAGCTGATGAAAGCTCAATAGTTGAACAACCGAAATTCCCAACTACAATTGAGGAGTTAGAGGGCGAAAGGCGAGCTGATAAAGAGGCTCGTTTGAGAAAACAAGATATTGCTAGAAATAAAATTGCCCAAAGACAAGATGCTCCATCTGCAATTCTTCAAGCAAATAAGATGAATGATCCAGAAACTGTCAGAAAAAGACCCAAAATGAATCTCCCGACCCCACAAATCCCTGACTATGAACTCGAACACATTGCAAAGTTCGGTCTTCCGGCTTTGACCGACGAGTTGTCGGAAGGAAGCGGCGCCACGCGGGCGCTTCTTGCTGACTACACCCAAACCCCACGTCAGACACCGCTAAGGACCCCGCAAAGAACGCCAGCTGGCAAGCAAGACGCGATTATGATGGAGGCCGAGAATCAGGCGAGGTTAAGACTGTCTCAAACACCGTTACTCGGAGGCGAAAATCCCGATTTGCATCCTTCGGATTTTTCCGGGGTGACTCCCAAGAAAAAGGAGATTCAGACGCCGAATCCCATGTTGACACCTGGCGCGACACCTGGCGGTATGGGCCTTACACCTAGAATCGGAATGACACCTGGACAATCTTTTGGTGTCACTCCGAAAGGGACTCCGATTCGGGATGAATTACATATAAATGAAGAGATGGAAATGCATGATAATGCTAAGATCGTGAGAAGGAATTTGAGGTCGGGTTTGACCGGTCTTCCACAGCCTAAAAATGAGTATCAGATAGTGATTCAGCCGATTCCAGAAGAGAATGATGAAGAGCAGGAAGTGAAAATGGAAGAAGATATGTCTGATAGGATTGCGCGTGAGAAGGCGGAGGAAGATGCTCGCCAGCTGGCGTTACTTAAGAAAAGGTCGAAGGTCTTGCAGAGGGAGCTTCCTAGGCCGCCAGGTGGCGCGGTTGACTTGATAAAGAAGTCTTTGATAAGAGGCGATGAAGATAAGAGCTCTTTTGTTCCACCTACTTTGATCGAGCAGGCTGATGAGATGATAAGGAAGGAGCTTTTGGTGTTGCTGGAACATGATAATGTCAAGTATCCGATTGATGAAAAGattgaaaaagagaaaaagaaaggcAACAAACGTGCAGGTGGAAAGTCTGTTTCCATTCCTGTCATTGAAGAgtttgatgaagatgaactcaaggAG GCTGATAAAATGATCAAAGAAGAGGCGAGTTTCTTGAAAGTAGCAATGGGACATGAGAATGAGGACATTGATGAGTTTGTTGAAGCACACAAAACATGCATAAATGACATCATGTTTTTTCCCACCCGAAATTCTTATGGTCTCTCTAGTGTTGCTGGAAACATGGAGAAGCTTGCTGCATTTCAAGATGaatttgaaaatgtgaaaaagaGAATGGATGATGATACAAGAAAAGCACAACGCCTTGAACAGAAAATAAAACTTCTCACAAATGGATACCAG ATGCGAGGTGGAAAGATTTGGTCGCAAGTGGAGGCGACATTTAAGCAGATGGATACAGCTGGCACGGAATATGAATGCTTCCAAGCTTTAAAAAGGCAAGAACAGGTGGCGTCTGTGAACCGGATTAATAGCATATGGGAAGACGTGCAAAAGCAAAAGGAGTTGGAGAAATCTTTACAGAAACGATATGGGGATTTGATTGTTGAGCAAGAAAGGATTTATCATCTTATGGAAAACTACAGAAAAGAAGAAGCAGCAAAACAAGAAATTACAGAGACAAAAATGGCGGAAGCTGAGGAGGTTCTTGTTGAAATGACGAAACCGCCCTTGAATAATGATGATGAATCTGCTAATGAACCTATGGATGTTTCTGAACCACCCACGCCCACGGCCACTGTTGAAGTTGATGTTGTAGCACCACCAGAAGACACTGAAAAGCAAGCTTCTGCTGTTGATGTTGAAGTTGAAAAAAATGAAACTAATGAGCCTGAAAATGCAATGGTGGATGAGATTATTGAGAGTTAA